The following are encoded in a window of Mycobacteroides chelonae CCUG 47445 genomic DNA:
- the opcA gene encoding glucose-6-phosphate dehydrogenase assembly protein OpcA gives MIIDLPDTTTNDVNKKLVELRETGGAVTMARVLTLVVITDAGDDVEEVIEAANGASHEHPCRIIVLERNPLAPTTGLNAQIRVGGDAGTGEVVVLRLRGPLAAHEHSVVIPFLLPDTPVVAWWPNQAPAIPAKDPLGRLAIRRITDATTAPDPLNAIKNRLAGYTPGDTDLSWSRITYWRALLASALDQPPYEGINSAVVSGLATEPALDVTAGWLASRIEGPVTRLVGELKVELHRDSEVVTLSRPQTGAIATLARTGRPTASLPLPRRETRDCLAEDLRRLDPDEIYRTALEGIAKVQYL, from the coding sequence ATGATCATCGATCTGCCCGACACCACCACCAACGACGTCAACAAAAAGCTGGTGGAGCTGCGCGAAACCGGTGGTGCTGTCACCATGGCGCGCGTCCTGACCCTGGTTGTCATCACCGACGCCGGCGATGACGTCGAAGAGGTCATCGAGGCTGCCAACGGCGCCAGCCACGAGCATCCGTGCCGCATCATCGTGCTGGAGCGCAATCCGCTGGCCCCCACCACCGGGCTCAATGCCCAGATCCGGGTCGGGGGTGACGCCGGGACCGGCGAGGTCGTCGTATTGCGGCTGCGCGGCCCTCTCGCCGCCCACGAGCACAGTGTCGTGATCCCGTTCCTGTTGCCCGATACCCCGGTGGTGGCGTGGTGGCCCAACCAGGCGCCCGCCATTCCCGCGAAAGATCCGCTGGGACGTCTAGCGATCCGCCGCATCACCGATGCGACGACGGCACCAGACCCCTTGAACGCCATCAAGAACCGGCTCGCCGGATACACCCCCGGCGACACCGACCTGTCATGGAGCCGGATCACCTACTGGCGTGCGCTGCTGGCCTCGGCCCTGGATCAGCCACCGTACGAGGGCATCAACTCGGCAGTGGTGTCCGGGCTCGCCACCGAACCCGCGCTCGATGTCACCGCGGGCTGGCTCGCGTCACGTATCGAAGGACCCGTCACCCGGCTGGTCGGCGAGCTCAAGGTGGAACTGCACCGGGACAGCGAGGTCGTCACCCTGAGCCGGCCGCAGACCGGGGCCATCGCGACCTTGGCCCGCACCGGGCGCCCGACAGCATCACTTCCGTTGCCGCGCAGAGAGACACGAGATTGCCTGGCCGAGGATTTGCGCCGCCTCGATCCCGATGAGATCTACCGCACGGCGCTTGAGGGAATCGCGAAGGTGCAATACCTATGA
- the pgl gene encoding 6-phosphogluconolactonase, translating into MSETIIEKYADTDTLVTAAGDRLASAIAGALAERGKALIVLTGGGTGIALLKHLREVASDLDWANVHVFWGDDRYVPKTDPERNAWQAWEALLEHVDFPLRNMHAMPNSESEYGTDLDAAALAYEQLLAANAEPGQDCPAFDVHLLGMGGEGHINSLFPHTDAVKETHRLVVAVPDSPKPPPQRITLTLPAIQRSREVWLIVSGEAKAEAVAAAIGGADPIDVPAAGAKGTERTVWLLDEAAASQLN; encoded by the coding sequence ATGAGTGAAACAATCATCGAAAAGTACGCGGATACCGATACTTTGGTGACCGCAGCAGGCGACCGGCTGGCATCGGCAATCGCCGGTGCCCTCGCCGAACGCGGCAAGGCGCTGATCGTGCTCACCGGGGGCGGTACCGGCATCGCCCTGCTCAAGCATCTGCGCGAGGTGGCCAGCGATCTCGACTGGGCCAACGTCCACGTGTTCTGGGGCGACGACCGGTACGTCCCGAAGACCGATCCGGAACGTAATGCCTGGCAGGCCTGGGAGGCACTGCTTGAGCATGTCGACTTCCCGCTGCGCAACATGCACGCGATGCCCAACAGCGAAAGCGAGTACGGCACCGACCTGGACGCGGCCGCACTCGCCTACGAGCAGCTGCTGGCGGCCAATGCCGAGCCCGGCCAGGACTGCCCGGCCTTCGACGTCCACCTGCTGGGCATGGGCGGCGAGGGGCATATCAATTCACTGTTCCCGCATACCGATGCCGTCAAGGAAACACACCGACTGGTGGTTGCGGTGCCCGACTCCCCCAAGCCCCCACCGCAGCGGATCACGTTGACGCTGCCCGCTATTCAGCGTTCACGCGAGGTGTGGTTGATCGTCTCCGGCGAAGCCAAAGCCGAAGCCGTCGCGGCGGCGATCGGAGGGGCCGATCCGATCGATGTGCCCGCGGCAGGCGCCAAGGGCACCGAACGTACCGTGTGGCTGCTCGACGAAGCCGCCGCGAGCCAGCTGAACTAG
- a CDS encoding cytochrome c oxidase subunit 3, whose amino-acid sequence MGDLTVFGVFFAIWGWNYSRNPAMFELGRASMSQPLGLAETLTLITSSAAVVAALTHARWKQWARAQGYYLAAIGFGSMFVVLKAVEYSRHLAAGSHTVAGEFFMYYFVFTGIHLLHVLVGLLGLSAAARSMRPTATRRYGVALLEGIGVYWHMVDVLWVVLFALIYLI is encoded by the coding sequence ATGGGGGATCTCACGGTCTTCGGCGTCTTCTTCGCGATCTGGGGATGGAACTACTCCCGAAACCCCGCTATGTTCGAGCTCGGCCGCGCGAGCATGTCACAGCCACTCGGGCTGGCCGAAACCCTCACCCTGATAACGAGTTCCGCTGCGGTGGTAGCCGCACTTACCCATGCCCGCTGGAAACAATGGGCTCGCGCCCAGGGCTACTATCTGGCCGCCATCGGATTCGGCTCGATGTTCGTGGTGCTGAAGGCAGTTGAATACAGTCGCCATCTGGCTGCGGGCTCTCATACCGTCGCGGGTGAGTTCTTCATGTACTACTTCGTTTTCACTGGAATTCACCTGCTGCACGTGCTGGTGGGACTGCTCGGCCTGAGTGCTGCCGCCCGCTCAATGCGTCCCACCGCCACACGCCGCTACGGCGTAGCGCTCCTCGAAGGCATCGGCGTGTACTGGCACATGGTGGACGTCCTCTGGGTCGTGCTGTTCGCATTGATCTACCTGATTTAG
- a CDS encoding cytochrome C oxidase subunit IV family protein, with protein sequence MTISSLHTRVGRTALPTWLALTVCTVLSWSESSPVRPSKAVILIVLSLTAVKAVLIIASYMEINRAPRWLQTLCGTWIIVVFAILTYTLCVAV encoded by the coding sequence ATGACCATTTCTTCGCTGCACACGCGCGTGGGTCGTACCGCACTGCCTACCTGGCTGGCGCTGACGGTCTGCACCGTGCTCTCGTGGTCCGAGAGTTCCCCGGTACGGCCCTCGAAGGCGGTGATACTGATCGTGCTGTCGCTGACTGCGGTGAAGGCAGTACTCATCATCGCCTCCTACATGGAGATCAACCGCGCACCGCGGTGGCTTCAAACACTGTGCGGTACTTGGATCATCGTTGTCTTCGCAATCCTTACCTACACCCTGTGCGTGGCGGTCTAG
- the secG gene encoding preprotein translocase subunit SecG, protein MELALQIILVITSLLVVLLVLLHRAKGGGLSTLFGGGVQSSLSGSTVVEKNLDRLTYFVTAIWVISIIGVGLEIKLGG, encoded by the coding sequence ATGGAATTGGCGTTGCAGATCATCCTGGTGATCACGAGCTTGCTCGTGGTCTTGCTGGTGCTGTTGCACCGTGCGAAGGGCGGTGGTCTGTCCACGCTGTTCGGTGGTGGCGTGCAGTCGAGCCTCTCCGGTTCAACCGTGGTGGAGAAGAACCTGGACCGGCTCACCTACTTCGTCACGGCTATTTGGGTGATCTCGATCATCGGCGTCGGGCTGGAGATCAAGCTCGGCGGATAA
- a CDS encoding neutral zinc metallopeptidase: MGQQPYYQSRPVPGWGTPLPPPAQAPMAPPPRGWRPPPVAPLPGHPAPQPRPAYPVPPVRPVYLPPAGYGPRPRTHGGSHTGLIVAGVVCALVVAFVLGTVAVWALRPNRDRSVRATTTWQYPSTTVRSTTVWTASSTRPTTAPAPPPPPGPKPVYALGNNPLFRNQDAGFTNAPCSTSTWPFDIPHADAFYRDLRGCMDPEWRRLLDGHSLPWSSPGLVVAGDYVDSPCGGEYFGRERAAFYCPSNNTIYMSIVGVPPGRYGNHDGIYLAVYAHEYGHHAQELSGMWDEYWRQRRAAGVDSPLGLELSRRLELQAQCFSGMFLGSRRGGTITQQELDLAWNDQDRGDGQQPQRDHGSNQHAEAWWRHGSLKNRLWECNTWLADSSEVS, from the coding sequence ATGGGGCAGCAGCCGTACTACCAATCCAGGCCGGTGCCCGGCTGGGGTACACCACTACCGCCGCCCGCGCAGGCTCCGATGGCGCCACCTCCACGTGGATGGCGTCCACCGCCCGTTGCGCCATTGCCGGGACACCCTGCGCCTCAACCGCGGCCCGCCTACCCAGTGCCACCGGTACGTCCGGTGTATCTGCCGCCCGCCGGATACGGACCGCGGCCGCGTACGCACGGTGGGTCTCACACCGGCCTGATCGTCGCCGGCGTAGTTTGCGCTCTGGTTGTCGCTTTCGTGCTGGGCACGGTGGCGGTATGGGCACTGCGGCCGAATAGAGACCGTTCGGTGCGAGCCACAACCACGTGGCAGTACCCGTCGACCACAGTTCGCAGTACCACCGTGTGGACCGCATCGTCGACGAGGCCCACCACGGCACCGGCGCCCCCGCCGCCTCCTGGCCCCAAGCCGGTGTACGCGCTCGGCAACAATCCGTTATTTCGGAATCAGGACGCGGGATTCACGAATGCGCCCTGCTCCACGAGCACATGGCCGTTCGACATCCCGCACGCCGACGCCTTCTACCGCGACCTTCGCGGGTGCATGGATCCGGAGTGGCGGCGGCTGCTTGACGGGCACAGCCTGCCGTGGTCGTCGCCGGGTTTGGTAGTGGCGGGAGACTATGTGGATTCGCCCTGTGGAGGTGAATATTTCGGAAGGGAGAGGGCCGCCTTTTACTGCCCCTCGAACAACACCATCTACATGTCGATCGTGGGTGTGCCGCCGGGCAGGTATGGGAATCATGACGGTATCTACCTGGCCGTTTACGCCCACGAGTATGGGCACCATGCGCAGGAGCTCAGCGGGATGTGGGATGAGTACTGGCGCCAGCGCCGCGCTGCCGGAGTCGATTCACCGCTGGGACTTGAGCTGTCCCGACGACTGGAACTGCAGGCCCAGTGCTTCTCAGGAATGTTCCTTGGCTCCCGACGTGGTGGCACCATCACCCAGCAGGAACTCGACCTGGCCTGGAACGATCAGGATCGCGGAGATGGGCAACAGCCGCAGCGTGACCACGGTTCCAACCAGCACGCCGAGGCATGGTGGCGGCATGGTTCGCTCAAGAATCGACTGTGGGAATGTAATACCTGGCTGGCTGATAGTTCCGAAGTGAGCTGA
- a CDS encoding DUF2207 domain-containing protein, translating into MIRGAVLRLLICLTLGTGWLVAATPARADDPAGTVAVAMNLAEDGTLHITETITPAKDQVLQRRLLLDTAVEGNRVQHFEVDQIATTGAAQAISDGNALTAVAHGPATISYTVRGAVTDIGDRQQVLWPVASGWDSGLRNVTASFVSPSTKPSSPECSVGAPGFQIRCTSAQVDHTGVIRLQQNELPPDSVVVFSVMLPAGTVPASATFTTIPGAPGPFALTRSSITALTGLGGTAIALACWVITARRRDARAAEMAIALADPLVHDDKGARFAAPDGVLPGQVGTVVDLRVDAVDLTATIVDLAVRGYLWIAETDGPGAQLDWQISHRAPMDGLLTTYETQLLNILLPQGTETVFVSSFQTPDSRLDLAGISDTMYADAQRNRWFRRSPEHVGSLTRYGIGVLLGGLMITAALALSFGSAMIGVAVCGVGAVFALAGMLLPVRTARGRLLVAHVAALRRYLGELSMEDLEPTDREIILTRAAPYAVVLGQLDAWLKAMETLDTAADGSPGIDWYETTSEEVNKTTANITANLPTFLTILDGVLARGAHLQNLPQN; encoded by the coding sequence ATGATTCGCGGGGCGGTGTTGCGGCTGTTGATCTGTTTAACGCTCGGTACCGGATGGCTGGTCGCGGCGACGCCTGCGCGCGCAGACGATCCCGCCGGCACCGTGGCGGTCGCCATGAATCTGGCCGAGGACGGCACGCTGCACATCACCGAAACCATCACGCCCGCCAAGGACCAAGTGCTGCAACGTCGCCTGCTGCTCGACACGGCCGTCGAAGGCAATCGGGTACAGCATTTCGAAGTCGACCAGATAGCCACTACCGGTGCCGCCCAGGCTATCTCGGACGGTAACGCGTTGACCGCCGTCGCTCACGGCCCGGCCACGATCAGCTACACGGTGCGCGGCGCTGTCACCGACATCGGTGATCGGCAACAGGTGCTGTGGCCCGTAGCCTCCGGATGGGACTCGGGACTGCGAAACGTCACGGCCTCGTTCGTGTCCCCGAGCACCAAACCCAGCTCTCCCGAATGCTCTGTCGGCGCGCCAGGTTTTCAAATACGTTGTACCTCAGCGCAGGTCGATCACACCGGGGTAATCCGGCTTCAGCAGAACGAACTCCCACCGGATTCTGTCGTCGTCTTCAGCGTCATGCTGCCGGCCGGCACGGTCCCGGCCAGCGCCACCTTCACCACAATCCCCGGGGCGCCGGGGCCGTTCGCGCTGACGAGGTCGTCGATCACCGCGCTCACAGGGCTCGGTGGCACTGCGATCGCCCTAGCCTGCTGGGTGATTACCGCGCGCCGTCGTGATGCACGGGCCGCCGAAATGGCCATCGCCTTGGCCGATCCCCTCGTGCACGATGACAAGGGGGCACGATTCGCAGCACCGGACGGTGTCCTACCGGGACAGGTTGGCACCGTTGTCGATCTGCGTGTCGACGCCGTGGACCTCACCGCGACGATCGTCGACCTCGCGGTGCGCGGATACCTCTGGATCGCCGAAACAGACGGCCCCGGTGCACAGCTCGATTGGCAGATATCCCATCGCGCTCCGATGGATGGCCTACTGACCACCTACGAGACCCAGCTGCTGAATATCCTGCTCCCCCAAGGCACCGAGACGGTCTTCGTATCCAGCTTCCAGACACCGGATTCCCGGCTGGATCTTGCCGGCATCTCCGACACGATGTATGCCGACGCCCAGCGCAATCGGTGGTTCCGCCGTTCGCCAGAACACGTTGGCTCCCTGACCCGTTACGGGATCGGCGTGTTACTCGGCGGTCTCATGATCACGGCCGCCCTGGCGCTGAGCTTCGGCAGCGCCATGATCGGTGTGGCGGTATGCGGCGTAGGAGCCGTCTTCGCACTGGCCGGAATGCTACTTCCGGTGCGAACGGCTCGTGGCCGGCTACTGGTAGCGCATGTGGCCGCGCTGCGCCGCTACTTGGGTGAGCTCAGCATGGAGGACTTGGAGCCCACCGACAGGGAGATCATCCTCACCCGGGCGGCGCCCTACGCTGTGGTCCTGGGGCAGCTCGACGCATGGCTCAAAGCCATGGAAACACTCGATACCGCTGCAGACGGCTCACCCGGAATCGATTGGTACGAAACGACTTCGGAAGAAGTCAACAAAACCACGGCGAACATCACCGCGAATCTGCCGACCTTCCTCACCATTCTGGACGGCGTGCTGGCGCGTGGCGCGCACCTACAGAACCTGCCGCAGAACTGA
- the tpiA gene encoding triose-phosphate isomerase — MSRKPLIAGNWKMNLNHFEAIALVQKIAFSLPDKYFDKVDVTVIPPFTDIRSVQTLVDGDKLRLTYGAQDLSVHDSGAYTGEISGAFLAKLGVTYVVVGHSERRQYHAEDDALVAAKAAAALKHGLTPIVCIGEALDIREAGDHVQYNVDSLRGSLAGLTAEQVEKVVIAYEPVWAIGTGRVASAADAQEVCAAIRAELAQIANADVAASVRVLYGGSANAKNVGELVAQEDVDGALVGGASLDGEQFAQMSAIAAGGPLL; from the coding sequence ATGTCGCGTAAGCCGTTGATCGCCGGCAACTGGAAGATGAACCTCAATCACTTCGAGGCCATCGCCCTGGTGCAGAAGATCGCGTTCTCGTTGCCGGACAAGTATTTCGACAAGGTGGATGTGACGGTCATTCCGCCGTTCACCGACATCCGCAGCGTGCAAACTCTGGTCGACGGGGACAAGCTGCGGTTGACCTATGGCGCACAGGACCTGTCGGTGCACGACTCGGGTGCCTACACCGGCGAGATCAGCGGCGCCTTCCTGGCCAAACTGGGCGTCACGTACGTCGTGGTCGGGCATTCCGAGCGTCGTCAGTACCACGCCGAGGACGATGCGCTGGTCGCCGCCAAGGCGGCCGCGGCCCTCAAACACGGTCTGACGCCGATCGTCTGCATCGGAGAAGCCCTGGACATCCGCGAAGCGGGCGACCACGTGCAATACAACGTGGACTCGTTACGGGGGTCGCTGGCCGGGCTTACCGCCGAGCAGGTCGAGAAGGTCGTCATCGCCTACGAGCCGGTGTGGGCGATCGGCACCGGCCGGGTGGCCAGCGCCGCCGACGCTCAGGAAGTGTGTGCGGCGATCCGGGCCGAGTTGGCGCAGATCGCCAACGCCGACGTGGCGGCGTCCGTGCGAGTGCTCTATGGCGGCTCGGCCAATGCCAAGAACGTGGGCGAATTGGTTGCGCAGGAAGATGTGGACGGCGCCCTGGTGGGCGGCGCCTCGCTGGATGGCGAGCAGTTCGCCCAGATGTCGGCGATCGCGGCGGGCGGGCCGCTGCTCTAA
- a CDS encoding phosphoglycerate kinase, whose product MAIKSLNDLLAEGVSGKGVLVRSDLNVPLDDNLNITDPGRIVASVPTIRALAGAGAKVIVTAHLGRPDGAPDPKLSLAPVGAALGELLGQHVQVAGDVVGTDALARAEGLTDGDVLLLENIRFDPRETSKDDAQRRALAQELAELVGGPTGTDGAFVSDGFGVVHRKQASVYDVATLLPHYAGGLVAAEVEVLRVLTASTERPYAVVLGGSKVSDKLAVIESLATKADSLVIGGGMCFTFLAAQGLPVGKSLVQPEMVDTCKRLLDTYADVIHLPMDIVAADEFAADSPSEIVAADAIPDGKMGLDIGPESVKRFTAVLSNAKTIFWNGPMGVFEFPAFAAGTRGVAEAIIAATEKGAFSVVGGGDSAAAVRALDLPDDGFSHISTGGGASLEYLEGKTLPGIDVLES is encoded by the coding sequence ATGGCGATCAAGTCCCTCAACGACCTGCTGGCCGAGGGAGTTTCGGGCAAGGGCGTGCTGGTCCGGTCGGACCTGAACGTCCCGCTCGACGACAATCTCAACATCACCGACCCCGGTCGCATCGTGGCCTCGGTCCCGACCATCCGCGCGCTCGCGGGTGCCGGGGCCAAGGTCATCGTCACCGCGCACCTCGGCCGCCCGGACGGTGCGCCGGACCCCAAGCTGTCCCTGGCTCCGGTCGGTGCGGCGCTCGGTGAACTGCTGGGGCAGCACGTGCAGGTGGCCGGCGACGTTGTCGGGACCGATGCGCTGGCGCGCGCCGAAGGCCTGACCGACGGTGACGTGCTGCTGCTGGAGAACATCCGGTTCGACCCGCGTGAGACCAGTAAGGATGACGCGCAGCGACGAGCGCTCGCCCAGGAGCTCGCCGAATTGGTGGGCGGCCCAACGGGCACCGACGGTGCGTTCGTCTCCGATGGATTCGGTGTGGTGCATCGCAAGCAGGCCTCCGTCTACGACGTGGCGACACTGCTGCCGCATTACGCGGGTGGTCTGGTGGCCGCCGAGGTGGAAGTTCTCCGGGTGCTCACGGCCAGCACCGAGCGTCCGTATGCGGTGGTGCTTGGCGGGTCCAAGGTCTCCGACAAGCTGGCAGTCATCGAATCGTTGGCCACCAAGGCCGACAGCCTGGTGATTGGTGGCGGGATGTGCTTCACCTTCCTGGCCGCGCAGGGGTTGCCGGTGGGCAAGTCGCTGGTGCAGCCGGAGATGGTCGATACGTGCAAGCGGCTGCTGGATACGTATGCCGACGTGATTCACCTGCCGATGGACATCGTGGCAGCGGACGAGTTCGCCGCCGATTCGCCCTCGGAAATCGTTGCCGCAGACGCTATCCCGGACGGCAAGATGGGTCTGGACATCGGGCCCGAGTCGGTGAAGCGGTTCACGGCCGTGCTGTCGAACGCCAAGACCATCTTCTGGAATGGTCCGATGGGTGTCTTCGAGTTCCCGGCTTTCGCCGCGGGTACTCGGGGTGTGGCCGAGGCGATCATCGCGGCCACCGAGAAGGGTGCGTTCAGCGTGGTCGGAGGCGGTGACTCGGCGGCCGCGGTGCGTGCGCTGGACTTGCCGGACGACGGCTTCTCGCACATCTCCACCGGTGGTGGCGCATCCCTGGAATACCTTGAGGGCAAGACGCTTCCGGGTATCGACGTTCTCGAAAGCTAG
- the gap gene encoding type I glyceraldehyde-3-phosphate dehydrogenase — protein sequence MTVRVGVNGFGRIGRNFFRALDAQKAQGINTDIEIVAVNDLTDNATLAHLLKFDSILGRLPYDVSLEGDDTIVVGDHKIKALEVREGPAALPWGDLGVDVVVESTGIFTKREKAQGHLDAGAKKVIISAPASDEDITIVLGVNDDKYDGSQNIISNASCTTNCLGPLAKVLNDEFGIVKGLMTTIHAYTQDQNLQDGPHSDLRRARAAALNIVPTSTGAAKAIGLVLPELKGKLDGYALRVPIPTGSATDLTVELAKAASADEINAAMKAAAEGKLKGILKYYDAPIVSSDIVTDPHSSIFDAGLTKVIDNQAKVVSWYDNEWGYSNRLVDLVGLVGKSL from the coding sequence GTGACTGTCCGGGTAGGCGTAAACGGGTTTGGCCGGATCGGCCGGAACTTCTTTCGGGCACTGGACGCGCAGAAGGCTCAAGGGATCAACACCGACATCGAGATTGTCGCGGTCAACGACCTGACCGATAACGCCACCCTGGCCCACCTGCTGAAATTCGACTCCATTCTGGGGCGGCTGCCGTACGACGTCAGCCTGGAGGGCGACGACACCATCGTGGTCGGCGACCACAAGATCAAGGCCCTCGAGGTGCGCGAAGGCCCGGCGGCGCTGCCGTGGGGCGACCTGGGCGTCGACGTTGTCGTCGAATCGACCGGCATCTTCACCAAGCGTGAGAAGGCGCAGGGCCACCTGGACGCCGGTGCCAAGAAGGTCATCATCTCCGCGCCCGCCAGCGATGAGGACATCACCATCGTGCTGGGCGTCAACGACGACAAGTACGACGGCAGCCAGAACATCATCTCCAACGCCTCGTGCACCACGAACTGCCTCGGACCGCTGGCCAAGGTGCTCAACGACGAGTTCGGCATCGTCAAGGGCCTGATGACCACCATCCACGCCTACACCCAGGACCAGAACCTGCAGGATGGCCCGCACAGCGACCTGCGCCGTGCCCGCGCCGCCGCGCTGAACATCGTGCCGACCTCGACCGGTGCCGCCAAGGCCATCGGCCTGGTGCTGCCCGAGCTCAAGGGCAAGCTCGACGGTTACGCCCTGCGTGTGCCGATCCCCACCGGCTCGGCGACCGACCTCACCGTGGAGCTCGCCAAGGCCGCTAGCGCCGACGAGATCAACGCCGCCATGAAGGCCGCCGCGGAGGGCAAGCTCAAGGGCATCCTGAAGTACTACGACGCGCCGATCGTGTCCTCGGACATCGTCACCGACCCGCACAGCTCGATCTTCGACGCGGGATTGACCAAGGTGATCGACAACCAGGCCAAGGTGGTCTCCTGGTACGACAACGAGTGGGGCTACTCGAACCGCCTCGTCGACCTGGTCGGCCTGGTCGGCAAGTCGCTGTAA
- a CDS encoding MFS transporter, with protein MRHRDYRLLTLGLAVTLLGNGMWTVALVWQVIRMGLGPAQVAIVGTTFSVGLLISVLPAGVAADRLPKLWVMRCSLALQTVLMFTTATLALTGAAHIWHLALNSLLFGIAEGFYIPAYTALLPSLLPADELLAANGIEGVLRPVMQLAAGPAVSAAIVSVWSPGGAFLLEGALVAAGLGCLLLVRHTHEPVAVPDVRQHPVRRALADLAEGFRYMVRTTWFFATLLFAIGYVLVVVGPIEILLPFVIRDHGGDPGTHATVLALFGLAGAAGSFIVSSLPLARRYLTVMILMWGAGSLPLLLIGFTGRVWMIALAMIIVGGTMQAANVIWGTLMQRRVPEEMLGRAASMDFFVSLVGLPASFALVVPVAHIIGNTTVFVIAGVAPLVLAVIAHILARLGRDEMAHPLG; from the coding sequence CTGCGGCATCGCGACTATCGACTGCTGACTTTGGGCCTAGCGGTGACCCTGCTGGGCAATGGCATGTGGACGGTGGCGCTCGTCTGGCAGGTCATCCGAATGGGGCTCGGGCCGGCGCAGGTCGCCATCGTCGGCACCACCTTCAGTGTGGGTCTGCTGATCAGCGTGCTGCCCGCGGGTGTCGCCGCGGATCGACTGCCCAAGTTGTGGGTGATGCGGTGCTCGCTGGCCTTGCAGACGGTGCTGATGTTCACCACTGCGACGCTCGCGCTGACCGGTGCCGCCCATATCTGGCATCTGGCGCTCAACTCACTGTTGTTCGGGATCGCCGAGGGCTTCTACATCCCGGCCTACACCGCGTTGTTGCCGAGTTTGTTGCCCGCCGATGAGCTGTTGGCGGCCAACGGAATCGAAGGTGTGCTGCGGCCCGTGATGCAGCTCGCGGCCGGTCCCGCCGTCAGTGCCGCCATCGTCAGTGTGTGGTCACCCGGTGGGGCGTTCCTCTTGGAGGGTGCGCTGGTGGCGGCGGGTCTGGGCTGTCTGCTGCTGGTTCGGCACACCCACGAGCCGGTGGCCGTGCCCGACGTACGTCAGCACCCCGTGCGCCGTGCGCTGGCCGATTTGGCGGAGGGGTTCCGCTACATGGTGCGCACCACGTGGTTCTTCGCCACGCTGCTGTTCGCGATCGGTTATGTGCTGGTGGTCGTCGGGCCCATCGAGATTCTGCTTCCGTTCGTCATCCGGGACCACGGCGGAGACCCTGGCACACATGCCACGGTGCTGGCGTTGTTCGGTCTGGCCGGCGCCGCCGGGTCCTTCATCGTGTCGTCACTGCCCCTGGCCCGTCGGTACCTGACGGTGATGATCCTGATGTGGGGAGCGGGGTCCTTGCCGCTGCTGCTCATCGGGTTCACCGGACGTGTCTGGATGATCGCCCTCGCCATGATCATCGTGGGCGGCACTATGCAGGCGGCCAACGTCATCTGGGGCACTCTGATGCAGCGTCGCGTACCCGAGGAGATGCTCGGCCGCGCGGCGAGCATGGACTTCTTCGTGTCCCTCGTCGGCCTGCCCGCCTCGTTCGCACTCGTGGTTCCGGTCGCGCACATCATCGGCAACACCACGGTGTTCGTCATCGCTGGCGTGGCGCCGCTGGTGTTGGCGGTCATCGCCCACATCCTCGCGCGACTGGGCCGGGACGAAATGGCTCACCCCCTGGGCTAA